In a single window of the Acipenser ruthenus chromosome 20, fAciRut3.2 maternal haplotype, whole genome shotgun sequence genome:
- the LOC117425889 gene encoding zinc finger protein 276-like produces the protein MMKRDRCGRFRAPVQETQLGQQAVVSKRGGRRGRPRSTAGENQAGARNEGSQGRPEEHLNETGIEIQHTEESLAPSAVVGGAEGGSEESGIGRTVTTTFCRLCHGKFSSRSLRSAFGKIPVIGQGPEKKQKQQVFFTDFQRLVGVPVMQDPVLSQFICKNCHTQFYKCSSILQTFIQRVNVSLAGRVRSGCKGNSFSVNSDAENSSYDDLITSSPQCLRSLVSWAHQHAGSCQSSPSLQEVMASEYCGVVRAVWACGDGHNYVMDTDSDRTPQELHSAEAVKPEGGEGSGKPASGNSSTEHGRQTQLATTEPCSSECQQSSYPSATTLVTNAGTPRNQNASHHHIKSNKKAQQSPVDSIEGQLSSKEVPSSVPPGEALDGEEEDSDLSDSSNLILSSDDEEKTKNGSSDELFEPYPEKIKVSKNSESKEAKKKTEPKVRKKPGPKPGWKNKIKTESYREELPTIHKCPYQGCTAVYRGADGMKKHIKEHHEEVRERPCPHPGCNKVFMIDRYLQRHVKLIHTEVRNYICDECGQTFKQRKHLSVHQMRHSGAKPLQCEVCGFQCRQRASLKYHMTKHKAEAELDFACDQCGKRFEKAHNLNVHMSMVHPLTQSLDKNKFYGIVQFLPPGDPQGMPETLTEPLIHQGLPTETQARREDGLL, from the exons ATGATGAAACGGGACCGGTGCGGTCGGTTCCGTGCTCCGGTGCAGGAGACTCAGCTGGGACAGCAGGCTGTTGTGAGTAAACGAGGCGGCCGCCGTGGAAGACCGCGATCTACCGCTGGGGAGAACCAGGCAGGGGCTAGGAACGAAGGGAGCCAAGGGAGACCAGAGGAGCATCTGAATGAGACCGGCATTGAAATACAGCACACAGAAGAAAGTCTCGCCCCTTCAGCTGTAGTAGGTGGTGCTGAAGGCGGATCAGAGGAATCGG GTATAGGAAGGACTGTAACCACTACATTCTGCCGGCTTTGCCATGGGAAATTTTCATCCCGGAGCCTGCGAAGTGCCTTTGGGAAGATCCCTGTGATTGGACAGGGCCCCGAGAAGAAGCAGAAACAGCAGGTTTTCTTTACTGATTTCCAGCGCCTGGTGGGTGTGCCGGTGATGCAGGATCCAGTCCTCTCCCAGTTCATCTGCAAGAACTGCCACACCCAGTTCTATAAATGCTCCAGCATCCTACAGACGTTTATCCAGCGGGTTAACGTGTCACTAGCTGGGAGAGTGAGGTCAGGGTGCAA GGGAAATTCATTTTCTGTAAATTCAGATGCAGAGAATTCAAGTTATG aTGATCTGATTACATCAAGTCCTCAGTGCTTGCGCAGCCTGGTATCCTGGGCACACCAGCATGCCGGGTCGTGCCAGTCCTCCCCCAGCCTGCAGGAGGTGATGGCGTCAGAGTACTGCGGGGTGGTCCGGGCAGTCTGGGCCTGTGGAGACGGGCATAACTATGTCATGGACACTGACTCTGATCGCACCCCACAGGAGCTCCATTCTGCAGAAGCAGTGAAACCGGAGGGTGGGGAGGGCTCAGGAAAGCCAGCTTCAGGGAACAGTTCTACAGAGCATGGCAGGCAGACACAGCTGGCTACGACGGAGCCTTGCAGCTCGGAATGCCAGCAGTCCAGTTACCCATCGGCAACAACGCTGGTGACAAACGCAGGGACTCCACGAAACCAGAATGCATCGCACCACCATATAAAGAGTAATAAAAAAGCACAGCAATCACCTGTTGACAGCATTGAAg GACAGTTAAGCAGTAAAGAGGTGCCCAGTTCAGTGCCACCAGGAGAGGCATTGGATGGGGAAGAGGAAGATAGTGATCTATCCGACAG TTCTAACCTAATTCTGTCAAGCGACGATGAGGAAAAGACAAAAAATGGATCCTCGGATGAGTTATTTGAACCTTACCCAGAGAAGAT taaagttTCAAAAAACAGTGAGAGTAAAGAGGCAAAAAAGAAGACGGAACCAAAAGTAAGGAAGAAACCAGGTCCGAAGCCAGgatggaaaaataaaattaaaactgaaaG TTACAGAGAAGAGCTGCCTACAATTCATAAGTGTCCTTACCAGGGCTGCACTGCTGTTTATAGAGGGGCTGATGGAATGAAG AAACACATCAAAGAGCACCATGAGGAAGTCCGTGAGAGGCCCTGTCCCCACCCAGGTTGTAACAAGGTGTTCATGATAGACCGATACCTGCAGCGCCACGTGAAGCTCATACACACAG AGGTGCGGAATTACATCTGTGATGAATGTGGACAAACATTTAAACAGCGGAAACACCTCTCAGTTCATCAAATgcggcattctggagcgaaacctCTGCA GTGTGAAGTCTGTGGTTTTCAGTGCCGGCAAAGGGCTTCTCTTAAATACCACATGACGAAGCACAAGGCAGAGGCAGAACTGGACTTCGCTTGCGACCAGTGTGGAAAACGATTTGAAAAGGCCCACAACCTGAATGTCCACATGTCCATGGTGCATCCCTTGACCCAGAGTTTGGATAAGAACAAATTTTATGGAATTGTACAATTTCTGCCACCTGGTGACCCACAGGGAATGCCAGAAACTCTTACAGAACCATTAATCCACCAGGGACTACCAACTGAAACACAAGCCAGGAGAGAAGATGGACTTTTGTAG
- the LOC117425724 gene encoding VPS9 domain-containing protein 1-like: protein MSAAVPDGGVKLLQNAMKLANVAIELDTNNRHKEAYCEYLRSINFISQALLEEAIPKDECDIVTPDAQKMLKLAEQCLERVKSTTTKLSKVEVQPAVLEPLKPSYKPGHRRVLSDGGETASPFLPPEIFQRMQIVEAHGARKELTPIEEASRLNQKLKATYEARVARLNPNQAMQKTSLTLSLQRQMMENLIIARARQEALQRKMEERRLRLQEEANRSFSSSTSLTPEEQEQRILYASILEYEQDHDWPKQWKAKLKKNPNDLSVVSGLISYIFSCPEHPIMKLLKRLQYRIYNKLYPIVSKVTAPESPSTSTYRGCNMKSSQSIHCMQSVQENNKTNSQKLRHSLSVTSLPIIEDYNANTCAKEQTQTGQSTKADKLVLSMGERDSSFEDLEQFLSQFECPPASLPDLSKPAVDVDPLIHNLEEGVLQAHLRSVVKDIHNSIDRLLSLYILSFEPLNTAASKDRCLASIEEAFFPPIWPLLLALFRKVYGHRELAFEKSMRLYRNSKPGDIGVASKLCPSESPPGSYPYESAVQELRLIAKDCCPQKKLECIVRTLRLICECAEEYRTSHEPTTLHSSAAIGADDLLPILSYVALKSDLPQLVSECAALEEFIHEGYLIGEEGYCLTSMQSAVTYVESLHKGGALK, encoded by the exons ATGTCCGCTGCCGTACCAGACGGAGGAGTGAAACTACTTCAAAATGCTATGAAACTAGCCAATGTGGCCATAGAACTGGACACTAATAACAGACACAAG GAGGCTTATTGTGAGTACCTGCGGAGCATTAACTTTATTTCACAAGCACTTTTAGAGGAGGCAATACCCAAAG ATGAGTGTGACATTGTGACACCAGACGCACAGAAGATGCTGAAGTTGGCAGAACAGTGCTTAGAAAGGGTCAAGTCGACAACAACTAAACTAA GTAAAGTGGAGGTGCAGCCTGCTGTACTGGAGCCACTCAAACCCTCCTACAAGCCAGGGCATCGCAGAGTCCTCTCCgatggaggagaaacagcctCCCCCTTCCTTCCCCCTGAGATCTTCCAAAGAATGCAGATTGTAGAAGCACACGGTGCCAGAAA GGAGCTCACTCCGATAGAGGAAGCATCGAGGCTAAACCAAAAGCTGAAGGCTACTTATGAGGCTCGAGTTGCTCGTCTGAACCCCAACCAAGCCATGCAGAAAACCTCACTG ACATTGTCCCTTCAGCGTCAAATGATGGAGAATCTTATTATTGCAAGAGCAAGACAAGAGGCG CTTCAGAGGAAGATGGAAGAGAGGCGGCTGAGATTGCAGGAGGAAGCCAATAG GAGCTTTTCCAGTTCTACATCTTTAACCCCTGAAGAACAGGAGCAGAGAATCCTGTATGCCAGCATTCTGGAGTACGAGCAGGATCAT GATTGGCCAAAACAATGGAAAGCAAAACTAAAGAAAAATCCAAATGACCTCTCTGTGGTGTCTGGTCTTATCTCTTATATCTTCAG ctgtccAGAGCATCCTATAATGAAGCTCCTGAAGAGACTGCAGTACAGGATTTACAACAAGCTCTACCCCATTGTCAGCAAGGTCACGGCCCCTGAgtcaccatccacatccacctaCAGGGGGTGCAACATGAAGTCCTCCCAAAGCATCCACTGTATGCAATCAGTTcaggaaaacaacaaaacaaacagccagAAACTAAGACACAGTCTTTCAGTCACATCCCTGCCCATCATTGAAGACTACAATGCCAACACGTGTGCTAAAGAACAAACACAAACTGGGCAGAGCACTAAAGCGGACAAGTTAGTGCTGAGCATGGGAGAGCGGGACAGTTCTTTTGAGGATTTGGAGCAGTTTCTGTCCCAGTTTGAGTGCCCACCTGCCAGCCTGCCAGATTTGTCCAAACCTGCTGTGGATGTGGATCCCCTGATTCACAATCTGGAGGAGGGGGTGCTTCAGGCACACCTCAGGAGCGTTGTGAAGGATATCCACAACTCTATAG ACCGGCTGCTGTCCTTGTATATTCTGTCCTTCGAGCCCCTGAACACGGCTGCCTCCAAGGACCGGTGCCTCGCCAGCATCGAGGAGGCTTTCTTCCCACCCATCTGGCCCTTGTTGCTGGCTCTCTTTAg AAAAGTTTACGGACACAGAGAGTTAGCTTTTGAAAAGAGTATGAGACTGTACAGAAATAGTAAACCTGGAGATATTGGTGTTGCGTCTAAACTTTGCCCCTCAGAATCTCCTCCTGGTTCTTACCCTTATGAATCTGCTGTGCAGGAACTGAGGCTAATCGCAAAAGATTGCTGTCCACAAAAGAAACTTGAGTGTATTG TGCGAACACTGCGTCTGATCTGTGAGTGTGCAGAGGAGTACCGCACCTCCCATGAGCCGACTACCTTGCACAGCTCTGCGGCCAT cggtGCTGATGACCTGTTACCCATATTGTCCTATGTTGCCCTGAAGAGTGACCTGCCACAGCTGGTGTCAGAGTGTGCAGCGCTGGAGGAGTTTATCCATGAAGG